The following are encoded together in the Pseudodesulfovibrio indicus genome:
- a CDS encoding dephospho-CoA kinase — protein MTDTKNEQQWERTISFADGGTRLDKFWGRELADEGVSRGRVKAWIESGLAKVNGRVVDKGKYKLAAGEKTVIGAAEPEAGEGAPDPVRGRLDVLFEDAAMLMVCKPAGLTTHPAPGEPGPTLVNLLLHRWPDIAADKSGMDEQRPGIVHRLDKDTSGVMAVARTEAARLKLSADFAEHNVFKVYLALVHGVPTPAQGTVDAPMGRHPSQKTKMAVVDKGGREARSDYRVLWTGPRGLASLVAVRIHTGRTHQIRVHMAHIGHPLLGDAVYGPRESAEWERRPDLLAGLAPRQMLHAFYLSVFHPETGEPVTRWLPPPEDFCALLAGLPRECLRVGVVGMPGGGKSALMRFLGAMGRPCFSADECVAELYNPGGDGAAMINQRFGGAYTLEDGGVDKPGLFAAMRESDQVRREVNDMVHPMVRHRCEEFFKAHRDEPVAYAEVPLLLEGGWHKEGMVDLVAGVRCPADKRTGELRRLRNLPPEILAVFDSWQWPEKDKLAACDFVADNSAGLDHLEREAERLDAAALAALADRDRATEAWMDGLWPGLAGELDRERAGGEGPA, from the coding sequence ATGACGGATACGAAAAACGAACAACAGTGGGAACGGACCATTTCCTTTGCCGACGGCGGCACGCGGCTCGACAAGTTCTGGGGCCGCGAGCTGGCGGACGAGGGCGTGTCGCGCGGACGGGTCAAGGCGTGGATCGAGTCCGGCCTGGCCAAGGTGAACGGGCGGGTCGTGGACAAGGGCAAGTACAAGCTCGCGGCGGGAGAGAAGACGGTCATCGGCGCTGCCGAGCCCGAGGCCGGGGAGGGCGCGCCCGATCCCGTGCGCGGGCGGCTCGACGTGCTCTTTGAGGACGCGGCCATGCTCATGGTCTGCAAGCCCGCCGGGCTGACCACCCACCCCGCGCCGGGCGAGCCCGGGCCGACCCTGGTCAACCTCCTGCTGCACCGCTGGCCCGACATCGCGGCGGACAAGAGCGGCATGGACGAGCAGCGGCCCGGCATCGTGCACCGGCTGGACAAGGACACCTCCGGGGTCATGGCCGTGGCCCGGACCGAGGCGGCGCGGCTGAAGCTGTCCGCCGACTTTGCCGAGCACAACGTCTTCAAGGTCTACCTCGCCCTGGTGCACGGCGTTCCGACCCCTGCCCAGGGGACCGTGGACGCGCCCATGGGCCGCCATCCGAGCCAGAAGACCAAGATGGCCGTGGTGGACAAGGGCGGGCGCGAGGCGCGCAGCGACTACCGGGTGCTGTGGACCGGCCCGCGCGGGCTGGCCTCGCTGGTGGCCGTGCGCATCCACACCGGGCGCACCCACCAGATCCGGGTGCACATGGCCCACATAGGCCATCCGCTGCTCGGCGACGCGGTCTACGGCCCGCGCGAGAGCGCCGAGTGGGAGCGGCGGCCCGACCTGCTGGCCGGGCTGGCCCCGCGCCAGATGCTCCACGCCTTCTATCTCTCCGTGTTCCATCCCGAGACCGGCGAACCGGTGACCCGCTGGCTTCCCCCGCCCGAGGACTTTTGCGCGCTCCTGGCCGGGCTGCCGCGCGAGTGCCTGCGGGTGGGCGTCGTGGGCATGCCCGGCGGCGGCAAGTCCGCCCTGATGCGGTTCCTGGGCGCCATGGGCCGCCCCTGCTTCTCGGCGGACGAGTGCGTGGCCGAGCTGTACAATCCCGGCGGCGACGGCGCGGCCATGATCAACCAGCGGTTCGGCGGGGCGTACACCCTGGAGGACGGCGGGGTGGACAAACCCGGGCTGTTCGCGGCCATGCGCGAGTCCGACCAGGTGCGCCGCGAGGTCAACGACATGGTCCATCCCATGGTCCGCCACCGGTGCGAGGAGTTTTTCAAGGCCCACCGCGACGAACCGGTGGCCTATGCCGAGGTTCCGCTGCTCCTGGAGGGGGGTTGGCACAAGGAGGGCATGGTCGACCTGGTGGCCGGGGTGCGCTGTCCGGCGGACAAGCGGACCGGCGAGCTGCGCAGGCTGCGCAACCTGCCGCCGGAGATCCTGGCCGTGTTCGACTCCTGGCAGTGGCCGGAGAAGGACAAGCTCGCGGCCTGCGACTTCGTGGCCGACAATTCCGCCGGGCTGGACCACCTGGAGCGCGAAGCGGAGCGCCTCGACGCGGCGGCCCTGGCCGCCCTGGCCGACCGCGACAGGGCGACCGAAGCGTGGATGGACGGGCTGTGGCCCGGACTGGCCGGAGAGCTGGACCGCGAGCGGGCGGGCGGGGAGGGGCCGGCGTGA
- the upp gene encoding uracil phosphoribosyltransferase encodes MALHLVDHPLVRHKVGLLRQHDISTSHFRTLANEITRLLTYEATKDFETEKRTIKGWAGKVEVDSIKGKKVTVVPILRAGLGMMDGVFDMIPGAKASVVGFYRDEETLQPVQYYVKLAKNIEERMALILDPMLATGGTLNATINLLKDAGCQSIRGLFLCAAPEGIERILTAHPDVDLYTAAVDEKLNDVGYILPGLGDAGDKIFGTK; translated from the coding sequence ATGGCCTTACACCTGGTCGACCACCCTCTGGTCAGGCACAAGGTGGGTCTGCTGCGACAGCACGACATCTCCACCAGCCACTTCCGCACGCTTGCGAATGAAATCACCCGGCTTCTGACATACGAGGCGACCAAGGACTTCGAGACCGAGAAACGGACCATCAAGGGATGGGCCGGCAAGGTCGAAGTGGACTCCATCAAGGGCAAGAAAGTCACCGTGGTGCCCATCCTGCGCGCCGGTCTCGGCATGATGGACGGCGTGTTCGACATGATCCCCGGCGCCAAGGCGTCCGTGGTCGGTTTCTACCGCGACGAGGAGACCCTGCAGCCCGTCCAGTACTACGTCAAGCTGGCCAAGAACATCGAGGAGCGCATGGCGCTCATCCTCGACCCCATGCTGGCCACCGGCGGCACCCTGAACGCGACCATCAACCTGCTCAAGGATGCGGGCTGCCAGTCCATCCGGGGCCTTTTCCTGTGCGCCGCGCCCGAGGGCATCGAGCGCATCCTGACCGCGCACCCGGACGTGGACCTCTATACCGCTGCGGTGGACGAAAAGCTGAACGACGTGGGATACATTCTCCCTGGTCTCGGTGACGCCGGAGACAAAATCTTCGGCACCAAGTAG
- a CDS encoding uracil-xanthine permease family protein codes for MSDVHSTEYNFKPKNALLGAQMLFVAFGALVLVPLLTGLDANVALFTAGAGTLLFQVVTRGKVPVFLASSFAFIAPIIYGVQTWGIPSTMCGLFGAGILYVILSMLIRIYGSNMLRRVLPPVVTGPVIMVIGLILAPPGRRAHGASARWPAARLGCTGAPVAVHMALGRTGDGSAWLVPNTTAMIIAGVALLTTIFASLLGKGWIKLIPILLGIAVGYVTSIILDITGFTAAQQAAFDPGALQNWTAPVLVSFGKIAEAPLLALPNFTFPTWNLEAILFIVPVAIAPAIEHFGDILAIGGISGKDYVKDPGIHKTMLGDGLATSLAAMLGGPPNTTYSEVSGAVALTRAFNPAIMTWAAITAIILAFVGKLGAFLNTIPVPVMGGIMILLFGAITVIGINTLVRAGNDLMLPRNLAIVAIILVFGIGGMSFDLVIVKLGGIGLAGIVGVVMNLILPCKDCNDPCPTR; via the coding sequence ATGAGTGACGTGCATTCCACTGAGTACAATTTCAAACCCAAGAACGCCCTGCTCGGCGCGCAGATGCTGTTCGTGGCCTTCGGCGCGCTGGTCCTGGTGCCGCTGCTGACCGGCCTGGACGCGAACGTGGCCCTGTTCACCGCGGGTGCGGGCACCCTGCTGTTCCAGGTCGTCACCCGGGGCAAGGTGCCGGTCTTCCTGGCCTCCAGCTTCGCCTTCATCGCGCCGATCATCTACGGCGTGCAGACCTGGGGCATCCCGTCCACCATGTGCGGCCTGTTCGGCGCGGGCATCCTCTACGTCATCCTGAGCATGCTCATCCGCATCTACGGCTCCAACATGCTGCGCCGCGTGCTCCCGCCCGTGGTCACCGGCCCGGTGATCATGGTCATCGGCCTGATCCTGGCCCCGCCCGGTCGCCGTGCACATGGTGCCTCCGCGCGCTGGCCCGCGGCTCGGCTCGGCTGCACGGGCGCCCCGGTCGCCGTGCACATGGCCCTGGGCCGCACCGGCGACGGCTCCGCATGGCTGGTGCCCAACACCACCGCCATGATCATCGCGGGCGTGGCGCTCCTGACCACCATTTTCGCCTCCCTGCTCGGCAAGGGCTGGATCAAGCTCATCCCGATCCTGCTCGGCATCGCGGTGGGCTACGTGACCTCCATCATCCTGGACATCACCGGCTTTACCGCCGCGCAACAGGCCGCCTTCGACCCCGGCGCGCTCCAGAACTGGACCGCCCCGGTGCTGGTCAGCTTCGGCAAGATCGCCGAGGCCCCGCTGCTGGCCCTGCCCAACTTCACCTTCCCCACCTGGAACCTGGAAGCCATCCTGTTCATCGTGCCCGTGGCCATCGCCCCGGCCATCGAACACTTCGGCGACATCCTGGCCATCGGCGGCATCTCGGGCAAGGATTACGTCAAGGACCCGGGCATTCACAAGACCATGCTCGGCGACGGCCTGGCCACCTCCCTGGCCGCGATGCTCGGCGGCCCGCCGAACACCACCTACTCCGAGGTCTCCGGCGCCGTGGCCCTGACCCGCGCTTTCAACCCGGCCATCATGACCTGGGCGGCCATCACCGCCATCATCCTGGCCTTCGTGGGCAAGCTCGGCGCGTTCCTGAACACCATCCCGGTCCCGGTCATGGGCGGCATCATGATCCTGCTCTTCGGCGCCATCACCGTCATCGGCATCAACACCCTGGTGCGCGCGGGCAACGACCTGATGCTCCCCCGCAACCTCGCCATCGTGGCCATCATCCTGGTCTTCGGCATCGGCGGCATGAGCTTCGACCTGGTCATCGTCAAGCTCGGCGGCATCGGCCTGGCGGGCATCGTGGGCGTGGTCATGAACCTCATCCTGCCCTGCAAGGACTGCAACGATCCCTGCCCGACGAGGTGA
- a CDS encoding glycosyltransferase family 2 protein — protein MRETVTGLVLTYNGERWLEQCLKSLDFCDELLVVDSESTDRTREIAERCGARVLVRAWPGPVDQFKFALKEVSTTWVVSLDQDEILTDELRESIRTALGRKEHLAGYYVPRSSFYFNRFMKHSGWYPDHLLRVFRCGQMEVSASGAHYHFKPRGETKKLAGDILHYPYESFRQHMDKINYYAEEGATALRAKGVSSGPGKALLHAVMRFIKLYLLKLGFLDGTAGLCNALAGFYYTFQKYIRVNEKGKWGDA, from the coding sequence ATGCGCGAGACAGTGACCGGACTGGTGCTGACCTACAACGGCGAGCGGTGGCTCGAACAGTGCCTCAAATCGCTCGACTTCTGCGACGAGCTGCTGGTTGTGGATTCCGAGTCCACGGACCGGACCCGCGAGATCGCGGAGCGATGCGGGGCGCGCGTCCTGGTCCGCGCCTGGCCCGGGCCGGTGGACCAATTCAAGTTCGCCCTCAAGGAGGTGTCCACCACCTGGGTGGTCTCCCTGGACCAGGACGAGATCCTGACCGACGAACTGCGCGAGTCCATCCGCACGGCCCTGGGCCGCAAGGAGCACCTGGCGGGCTACTACGTGCCGCGCAGCTCCTTCTACTTCAACCGGTTCATGAAGCATTCCGGCTGGTATCCGGACCATCTGCTGCGGGTCTTCCGCTGCGGCCAGATGGAGGTCAGCGCCTCGGGCGCGCACTACCATTTCAAGCCGCGCGGCGAGACCAAGAAACTCGCCGGGGACATCCTTCACTACCCCTACGAGTCCTTCAGGCAGCACATGGACAAGATCAACTATTACGCCGAGGAGGGCGCGACCGCCCTGCGGGCCAAGGGCGTCTCCAGCGGCCCGGGCAAGGCCTTGCTCCACGCCGTCATGCGCTTCATCAAGCTCTACCTGCTCAAGCTCGGCTTTCTGGACGGCACCGCCGGGCTGTGCAACGCCCTGGCCGGATTCTACTACACCTTCCAGAAGTACATCCGCGTCAACGAAAAGGGGAAATGGGGCGACGCCTAG
- a CDS encoding mechanosensitive ion channel family protein encodes MDFNISQLAETLTFYVTQYGLRIIVALLVFIIGRMIAKGVANGSKKVMLKASVDETLAAFLKNIIYYALLAAVVIAALGQAGINVTSFLAVLGAAGLAVGLALKDSLSNFAAGVMLILLKFFRKGDYVTVGGQSGTVSAINIFNTVLTTPDNKVITVPNSAVLGGTITNVTANDTRRVDMVFGIGYDDDLLKAKKTLERIISEEPRILPEPAPVIQVNELGDSSVNFVVRPWCKTGDYWGVYFAITEKVKLVFDAEGISIPYPQTDVHVYPTDKQ; translated from the coding sequence ATGGACTTCAACATTTCCCAATTGGCCGAGACCCTTACCTTCTACGTCACCCAGTACGGGCTGCGCATCATCGTCGCCCTGCTCGTCTTCATCATCGGCCGCATGATCGCCAAGGGCGTGGCCAACGGCTCCAAGAAGGTCATGCTTAAAGCCTCCGTCGACGAGACCCTGGCAGCGTTTCTCAAGAACATCATCTACTACGCCCTGCTGGCCGCGGTGGTCATCGCGGCGCTCGGGCAGGCGGGCATCAACGTGACCAGCTTCCTGGCCGTGCTCGGTGCCGCAGGCCTGGCCGTCGGCCTGGCGCTCAAGGACTCCCTGTCCAACTTTGCGGCGGGCGTCATGCTCATCCTCCTCAAGTTCTTCAGGAAGGGCGACTACGTCACCGTGGGCGGCCAGTCCGGCACGGTCTCGGCCATCAACATCTTCAACACCGTGCTGACCACCCCGGACAACAAGGTCATCACCGTCCCCAACTCCGCCGTGCTCGGCGGGACCATCACCAACGTCACGGCCAACGACACCCGGCGCGTGGACATGGTGTTCGGCATCGGCTACGACGACGACCTGCTCAAGGCCAAGAAGACCCTGGAACGGATCATTTCCGAAGAGCCGCGCATCCTGCCGGAGCCCGCTCCCGTCATTCAGGTCAACGAGCTGGGAGACTCCTCCGTCAACTTCGTGGTCCGGCCCTGGTGCAAGACCGGCGACTACTGGGGAGTGTATTTTGCGATCACCGAGAAGGTGAAGCTGGTGTTCGATGCGGAGGGGATTTCGATTCCGTATCCGCAGACCGATGTGCACGTGTATCCTACCGACAAGCAGTAG
- the hisA gene encoding 1-(5-phosphoribosyl)-5-[(5-phosphoribosylamino)methylideneamino]imidazole-4-carboxamide isomerase, translating to MILFPAVDIKNGECVRLAQGKEDEVTVFASDPVAQARYWEEQGARFLHVVDLDGAFSGMPKNFELIKAICSELHIPVQLGGGIRDIETARKYVEAGVHRLIIGTMALEDPELFSDLCQALPGRIGVSLDAVDGKLKTKGWVEDAGLSIDDVLPRLEADGICFIVYTDISRDGMQTGVNLDGLAALCSKTSVPVIAAGGVHTLDDIKNLYPLSRKGLEGAISGRAIYVGTLDVKEANAWIDAQ from the coding sequence ATGATTCTTTTTCCCGCTGTAGACATCAAGAACGGTGAATGCGTCCGCCTGGCCCAGGGCAAGGAGGACGAGGTCACCGTTTTCGCCTCCGATCCGGTGGCCCAGGCCCGGTATTGGGAGGAGCAGGGCGCGCGGTTCCTCCACGTGGTGGACCTGGACGGCGCCTTTTCCGGCATGCCCAAGAACTTCGAGCTGATCAAGGCCATCTGCTCCGAGCTGCACATTCCGGTGCAGCTGGGCGGCGGCATCCGCGACATCGAGACCGCCCGCAAGTACGTGGAGGCGGGGGTCCATCGGCTGATCATCGGCACCATGGCCCTTGAGGACCCCGAGCTGTTCTCGGACCTGTGCCAAGCGCTGCCGGGCCGCATCGGCGTGTCCCTGGACGCGGTGGACGGCAAGCTCAAGACCAAGGGGTGGGTCGAGGATGCGGGATTGTCCATCGACGACGTCCTGCCCCGCCTGGAAGCGGACGGCATCTGCTTCATCGTCTACACCGACATCTCCCGCGACGGCATGCAGACCGGCGTCAACCTCGACGGACTGGCCGCCCTGTGCTCCAAGACCTCGGTCCCGGTCATCGCGGCTGGCGGCGTCCACACCCTCGACGACATCAAGAATCTCTACCCGCTCTCCAGAAAAGGCCTCGAAGGCGCCATCTCCGGCCGGGCCATCTACGTCGGCACCCTCGACGTCAAGGAAGCCAACGCCTGGATCGACGCCCAGTAA
- the hisB gene encoding imidazoleglycerol-phosphate dehydratase HisB, with the protein MRQATVERTTKETDIRLTLNLDGEGAVKVDTGIGFADHMLTLCAFWAGFDLELTCKGDLEIDAHHSLEDIGLCLGQALAEALGDKRGINRVASAKVPMDEALAEVVLDLSGRPYIVYDDALLPDIIAGDEKDVWREFLKSFAYKAGMNLHVKYEHGLNGHHLLEAAFKGLGLALAHAVTVGRKGVSSTKGSLD; encoded by the coding sequence ATGCGCCAGGCCACGGTGGAACGGACCACCAAGGAAACGGACATAAGGTTGACCCTGAACCTCGACGGGGAGGGGGCGGTCAAGGTGGACACCGGCATCGGGTTCGCGGACCACATGCTCACCCTGTGCGCCTTCTGGGCCGGGTTCGACCTGGAACTGACCTGCAAGGGCGATCTGGAAATCGATGCCCACCACAGCCTTGAGGACATCGGGTTGTGTCTCGGCCAGGCGTTGGCCGAGGCGTTGGGCGACAAGCGGGGCATCAACCGCGTGGCCTCGGCCAAGGTTCCCATGGACGAAGCGTTGGCCGAAGTGGTCCTGGACCTCTCCGGCAGGCCCTACATCGTCTATGACGATGCGTTGTTGCCGGACATCATCGCCGGTGACGAGAAGGATGTCTGGCGCGAATTTCTGAAATCCTTCGCCTACAAGGCGGGGATGAACCTGCACGTTAAATACGAGCACGGCCTCAACGGCCATCACCTGCTGGAAGCCGCCTTCAAGGGGCTCGGACTGGCCCTGGCCCATGCGGTCACCGTGGGGCGCAAGGGCGTCTCCAGCACCAAAGGGAGTCTCGACTGA
- the tatC gene encoding twin-arginine translocase subunit TatC, producing the protein MTSDKDDVKVTEEEAVAGTPTDPAEDPSLMDAGADASTESGEGPEDGDGAGDGAPVISDEALEEAGKALAGAGGGDAGTPGDGDSTASEDDEDGEDDEEGEDGEGAQMSLLDHLGELRVRLTRAFIAIGVGMVACYSFAEQMFDILMKPMVDVFQAQAAKNPLLTPEFYQDFGVVLKKVLVDNGFQHSEQMQVFMDALQKSLMLVAREGHFQYTYPAEAFFAHIKISIVAGLFLVSPYVFAQIWGFIAPGLYAHERKWMVPMALFSGAFFTGGALFGYFQVFPYAFDFFAGFSNEGIQFVPKLNEYLSFCLKLLFAFGLVFELPLFIFFLARLGMVSSTGLRKKRKYAILCAFVLSAVLTPPDPFTQCLMAGPLIVLYEVGIWVAFFFGKKEKRHLKKQAEAEAKAQADLDKAAAGDGEEKE; encoded by the coding sequence ATGACTTCCGATAAAGACGATGTCAAAGTCACCGAAGAGGAAGCAGTGGCCGGGACCCCGACCGATCCCGCCGAAGACCCGTCCCTGATGGACGCCGGGGCGGACGCCTCCACCGAATCCGGGGAAGGTCCGGAGGACGGCGACGGCGCTGGCGACGGCGCTCCCGTCATCTCCGACGAGGCCCTGGAAGAGGCGGGCAAGGCCCTGGCCGGTGCGGGCGGCGGCGACGCCGGAACCCCCGGCGACGGCGACTCGACCGCTTCCGAAGACGACGAGGACGGCGAGGACGACGAAGAGGGCGAGGACGGCGAGGGCGCGCAGATGTCCCTGCTGGACCACCTGGGCGAGCTGCGCGTGCGGCTGACCCGCGCCTTCATCGCCATCGGCGTGGGCATGGTCGCGTGCTACTCCTTTGCCGAGCAGATGTTCGACATCCTCATGAAGCCCATGGTCGACGTGTTCCAGGCCCAGGCCGCCAAGAACCCGCTGCTGACGCCCGAGTTCTACCAGGACTTCGGCGTTGTCCTGAAAAAGGTCCTGGTGGACAACGGGTTCCAGCATTCCGAGCAGATGCAGGTCTTCATGGACGCTTTGCAGAAGTCCCTGATGCTCGTGGCCCGGGAAGGACACTTCCAGTACACCTACCCGGCCGAGGCGTTCTTCGCGCACATCAAGATCTCCATCGTGGCCGGGCTGTTCCTGGTCAGTCCCTACGTCTTTGCCCAGATCTGGGGCTTCATCGCCCCCGGCCTGTACGCCCACGAACGCAAGTGGATGGTGCCCATGGCGCTGTTCTCCGGCGCGTTCTTCACCGGCGGCGCGCTGTTCGGGTATTTCCAGGTCTTCCCTTACGCCTTCGACTTCTTCGCGGGCTTTTCCAACGAGGGCATCCAGTTCGTCCCCAAGCTGAACGAGTACCTGAGCTTCTGTCTGAAGCTGCTCTTCGCCTTCGGCCTGGTCTTCGAGCTGCCGCTGTTCATCTTTTTCCTGGCCCGGCTGGGCATGGTCTCCTCCACGGGACTGCGCAAGAAGCGCAAGTACGCCATCCTGTGCGCCTTCGTGCTGTCGGCCGTCCTGACCCCGCCCGATCCCTTTACCCAGTGCCTCATGGCCGGGCCGCTTATCGTGCTCTACGAGGTCGGCATCTGGGTGGCGTTCTTCTTCGGCAAGAAGGAGAAGCGGCACCTCAAGAAGCAGGCCGAGGCCGAGGCCAAGGCCCAGGCCGATCTGGACAAGGCCGCCGCCGGGGATGGGGAAGAGAAAGAGTAA
- the tatB gene encoding Sec-independent protein translocase protein TatB produces MFGIGGPELLIICVVALIVIGPQKLPDLLRSLGKGVAEFKRVGNEVKSTLDDEVGKAEAAARKKEVDAEMARRKAEKAKQEAAEAEAAKEPAPAAEAPAEPAAETVAEAATEEKKA; encoded by the coding sequence ATGTTTGGAATAGGCGGACCCGAATTACTGATTATCTGCGTGGTGGCGCTCATCGTCATCGGCCCCCAGAAACTGCCGGATCTGCTCCGGTCGCTGGGCAAGGGCGTTGCCGAGTTCAAGCGCGTGGGCAACGAGGTCAAGTCGACTCTGGACGACGAGGTCGGCAAGGCCGAGGCCGCTGCCCGGAAGAAGGAAGTGGACGCCGAGATGGCCCGCCGCAAGGCCGAGAAGGCCAAGCAGGAGGCCGCCGAGGCCGAAGCTGCCAAGGAGCCCGCACCCGCTGCCGAGGCTCCCGCCGAACCGGCTGCCGAGACCGTTGCGGAAGCGGCCACCGAAGAGAAAAAGGCCTAA